In Aegilops tauschii subsp. strangulata cultivar AL8/78 chromosome 3, Aet v6.0, whole genome shotgun sequence, one genomic interval encodes:
- the LOC109778648 gene encoding uncharacterized protein, whose translation MDQKLMKLSIFTLQVVGGLLNVINKRREDPMQMGDRCIRVTIHHCFFDSMRPIYAVQQGPPLQQNYTRDWGIYAVCDIVKAQVVSSVTYMMNR comes from the exons ATGGATCAGAAGCTGATGAAGTTGTCCATATTCACACTACAAGTAGTTGGGGGCCTGCTAAATGTCATCAACAAGAGAAG AGAAGACCCCATGCAGATGGGCGACAGGTGCATCAGGGTGACCATCCACCATTGCTTCTTTGACAGCATGCGGCCGATCTATGCAGTTCAGCAAGGTCCACCTCTTCAACAAAACTACACCAGGGACTGGGGCATATACGCTGTCTGCGACATTGTCAAAGCTCAG GTTGTATCCAGTGTAACATATATGATGAACAGATGA